A window of Auraticoccus monumenti contains these coding sequences:
- a CDS encoding polysaccharide biosynthesis protein, which yields MPVFASTRDVVLRRAVLALFDATCWFIATVALVGARYDFAINEVQWGAVLVYAATVMLLQVAGGAALQLYRGRFPIGSFDEALHLGALVLAIALVVGMAFLLLVTEFPRGLAVSVPPGALMLMATARWAYRALREFQHPQAGGTRDRALLYGAGDLSAHLLRLMDHSPNPPFDVVGLIDDDPAKRWLRLSGRRVLGTGQELGRLAHSSGATHVVLAIGGDDKDLLRSISETVDAHGLKLLTLPAFQRLGEKQPQLENLHEVDVTDLLGRGQVDTDLTAIADYLSNRVVLITGAGGSIGSEIARQVHAFGPKELVLLDRDESALHGVQLSIYGQGLLDTPDMVLCDIRDAEALERVFEAHKPDVVFHAAALKHLPMLEQYPDEGWKTNVLGTLNVLDGAYRHGASHVVNISTDKAADPTSVLGKTKRIAEELTAWYADAGLGTFLSVRFGNVLGSRGSMLHTFTNQIRQGGPVTVTHPDVTRYFMTIREACQLTIQAGAIGQDGEVLVLDMGTPVSILEVAERLIAKSGKDVEIVFTGLRSGEKLHEVLFNRQESGTPSAHPLISRVDVPARHPSEVLDQPLTLLSTGSLTP from the coding sequence ATGCCTGTTTTCGCCTCGACCCGGGACGTCGTGCTCCGTCGCGCTGTTCTGGCGCTCTTCGACGCCACCTGCTGGTTCATCGCCACCGTCGCCCTGGTGGGTGCCCGTTACGACTTCGCCATCAACGAGGTGCAGTGGGGAGCGGTGCTCGTCTACGCGGCGACGGTGATGCTGCTCCAAGTCGCAGGGGGGGCCGCGCTCCAGCTCTACCGGGGCCGTTTCCCGATCGGGAGCTTCGACGAGGCTCTCCACCTCGGGGCACTGGTCCTGGCCATCGCCCTCGTCGTAGGCATGGCGTTCCTGCTGCTGGTGACGGAGTTCCCACGCGGGCTCGCGGTCTCAGTGCCCCCCGGAGCCCTGATGCTGATGGCGACGGCACGGTGGGCCTACCGCGCTCTCCGGGAGTTCCAGCACCCCCAGGCCGGGGGCACCCGTGACCGTGCCCTCCTGTACGGCGCCGGGGACCTGAGCGCCCACCTCCTGAGGCTGATGGACCACTCGCCCAACCCGCCCTTCGACGTGGTGGGCCTGATCGACGACGATCCCGCCAAGCGCTGGTTGAGGCTGTCCGGACGGAGGGTGCTGGGCACCGGCCAGGAGCTCGGCCGACTCGCTCACTCCTCGGGCGCCACCCACGTCGTCCTGGCCATCGGGGGGGACGACAAGGACCTGCTCCGGAGCATCTCCGAGACCGTCGACGCGCACGGCCTCAAGCTGTTGACGCTCCCGGCGTTCCAGAGGCTCGGCGAGAAGCAACCGCAGCTGGAGAACCTGCACGAGGTCGACGTCACCGATCTCCTCGGCCGCGGCCAGGTGGACACCGACCTCACCGCCATCGCGGACTACCTCAGCAACCGGGTCGTGCTGATCACCGGCGCCGGTGGCTCCATCGGTTCCGAGATCGCCCGACAGGTGCATGCGTTCGGGCCCAAGGAACTGGTCCTGCTGGACCGCGACGAGTCCGCGCTGCACGGGGTGCAGCTGTCGATCTACGGACAGGGTCTGCTCGACACCCCCGACATGGTCCTCTGCGACATCCGCGACGCGGAGGCGCTGGAGCGGGTCTTCGAGGCGCACAAGCCCGACGTGGTCTTCCACGCAGCAGCGCTGAAGCACCTCCCGATGCTCGAGCAGTACCCTGACGAGGGCTGGAAGACGAACGTCCTGGGCACGTTGAACGTGCTCGACGGCGCTTATCGCCACGGGGCGAGCCACGTCGTCAACATCTCGACCGACAAGGCCGCCGACCCGACCAGCGTCCTGGGCAAGACCAAGCGCATCGCTGAAGAGCTGACGGCGTGGTACGCCGACGCGGGCCTCGGCACCTTCCTCTCGGTGCGGTTCGGCAACGTGCTCGGCTCACGCGGGTCAATGCTTCATACCTTCACCAACCAAATTCGTCAAGGGGGACCCGTCACCGTCACCCACCCCGACGTAACGCGCTACTTCATGACCATCCGAGAGGCCTGCCAACTCACCATCCAAGCCGGAGCGATTGGGCAGGACGGCGAAGTGCTCGTACTAGATATGGGGACCCCGGTGAGCATCCTGGAGGTCGCTGAACGCCTCATCGCCAAGTCCGGCAAGGACGTCGAGATCGTGTTCACCGGTCTTCGGTCAGGCGAGAAGTTGCACGAGGTGTTGTTCAACCGCCAAGAGTCGGGAACGCCTAGTGCTCACCCACTGATCAGCCGGGTGGACGTGCCAGCGCGGCACCCCAGCGAGGTGTTGGACCAGCCGCTGACACTGCTCAGCACCGGATCGCTGACACCATAA
- the mgrA gene encoding L-glyceraldehyde 3-phosphate reductase, translated as MPIQPSYTPAADRYGPMPYRRVGRSGLKLPAVSLGLWHNFGDDRPLQTMRDMLRRAFDLGVTHFDLANNYGPPYGSAETNFGRIYEEDLRPLRDELVISTKAGYDMRPGPYGEWGSRKYLLDSLEQSLRRMRLQHVDIFYHHRPDPETPVEETMSALDTAVRQGKTRYVGISSYSAEQTRAAAAIARELGTPLLIHQPSYSIINRWIEPELVEAADEEGMGIIAFSPLAQGLLTSRYLDGVPEGSRATQGKSLDPRLLDEENITSLRALDEVASARGQSLAQMAISWVLRDARVTSALIGASSVAQLEDSLAAGSKLEFSEDELATIDRHSAAFGSRR; from the coding sequence ATGCCGATCCAGCCCTCGTACACCCCGGCCGCCGACCGCTACGGGCCGATGCCCTACCGCCGCGTCGGCCGCAGCGGTCTCAAGCTGCCCGCCGTCTCCCTCGGACTGTGGCACAACTTTGGCGACGACCGCCCCCTGCAGACCATGCGCGACATGCTGCGTCGCGCGTTCGACCTCGGCGTCACGCACTTCGACCTGGCCAACAACTACGGCCCGCCCTACGGCTCGGCCGAGACCAACTTCGGGCGCATCTACGAGGAGGACCTCCGCCCGCTCCGCGACGAGCTGGTGATCTCCACCAAGGCCGGCTATGACATGAGGCCCGGCCCGTACGGGGAGTGGGGATCGCGGAAGTACCTGCTGGACTCCCTGGAGCAGTCGCTGCGCCGGATGCGGCTGCAGCACGTGGACATCTTCTACCACCACCGTCCCGACCCCGAGACGCCCGTGGAGGAGACCATGTCGGCCCTGGACACGGCCGTCCGGCAGGGGAAGACGCGCTACGTCGGCATCTCCTCCTACTCCGCCGAGCAGACCCGCGCCGCCGCCGCGATCGCCCGCGAGCTGGGCACGCCGCTGCTGATCCACCAGCCCTCCTACTCCATCATCAACCGCTGGATCGAGCCCGAGCTGGTCGAGGCCGCCGACGAGGAGGGGATGGGCATCATCGCCTTCTCCCCGCTGGCCCAGGGGCTGCTCACCAGCCGCTACCTCGACGGCGTCCCCGAGGGCTCGCGGGCCACCCAGGGCAAGTCCCTGGACCCGCGGCTGCTCGACGAGGAGAACATCACCTCGCTGCGCGCCCTGGACGAGGTGGCCTCCGCCCGCGGGCAGAGCCTGGCCCAGATGGCCATCTCCTGGGTGCTCCGTGACGCCCGGGTGACCTCGGCCCTGATCGGCGCCTCCAGCGTCGCCCAGCTCGAGGACAGCCTGGCGGCCGGCTCGAAGCTGGAGTTCTCCGAGGACGAGCTGGCCACCATCGACCGCCACAGCGCGGCCTTCGGTAGCCGCAGGTGA
- a CDS encoding glycoside hydrolase family 3 N-terminal domain-containing protein — MVTCRDLAAAMGPEEQAGQLLMVGISANQPASAGVVDQLDGHHISSILLLENTTNGVETVRALTDRVREELQTPDGVRTLVAADQEGGQVQRLQGPGFSEMPPASEQAGLGADGLESAAEDWGGELADAGVDLDLAPVADVVPAGTEDTNAPIGQLGRGYGSDPDEVSALVRAFVRGMDAADVATSVKHFPGIGAVEGNTDFTADVVDSTTTADGPEVEPFAAAVEEGVDAVMVSTVTYTEIAPDSQAVFSEAVVDDLLRDRLGFEGVVVSDDMGVAEAVAGTPVERRLVDFVRAGGDLAITADPTTVEPMVRGLLEAAEDDPELAEALPEHVARVLSLKAGRGLADCEG; from the coding sequence GTGGTGACCTGTCGCGACCTCGCGGCGGCGATGGGCCCCGAGGAGCAGGCGGGCCAGCTGCTGATGGTCGGCATCTCCGCCAACCAGCCAGCCTCCGCCGGCGTCGTCGACCAGCTCGACGGGCACCACATCAGCTCCATCCTGCTGCTGGAGAACACCACGAACGGGGTCGAGACGGTCCGCGCGCTCACTGACCGGGTCCGCGAGGAGCTGCAGACCCCCGACGGGGTCCGCACGCTGGTCGCCGCCGACCAGGAGGGTGGGCAGGTCCAGCGGCTGCAGGGCCCGGGGTTCAGCGAGATGCCCCCGGCCAGCGAGCAGGCCGGGCTGGGCGCTGACGGGCTGGAGTCGGCGGCGGAGGACTGGGGTGGGGAGCTGGCCGACGCCGGGGTCGACCTCGACCTCGCACCCGTCGCCGACGTGGTGCCGGCGGGCACCGAGGACACCAACGCGCCGATCGGCCAGCTGGGCCGCGGCTACGGCTCCGACCCCGACGAGGTCTCGGCGCTGGTCCGGGCCTTCGTCCGCGGCATGGACGCCGCCGACGTCGCCACCAGCGTCAAGCACTTCCCGGGCATCGGCGCGGTCGAGGGCAACACCGACTTCACCGCCGACGTGGTCGACTCCACGACCACCGCCGACGGCCCCGAGGTCGAGCCCTTCGCCGCCGCGGTGGAGGAGGGGGTGGACGCGGTGATGGTCTCCACCGTCACCTACACCGAGATCGCCCCCGACTCCCAGGCGGTGTTCTCCGAGGCCGTGGTCGACGACCTGCTGCGGGACCGGCTGGGGTTCGAGGGCGTCGTGGTGAGCGACGACATGGGGGTGGCCGAGGCGGTCGCCGGCACCCCGGTCGAGCGTCGGCTGGTCGACTTCGTACGGGCCGGTGGCGACCTGGCCATCACCGCCGACCCCACCACGGTCGAGCCGATGGTGCGGGGTCTGCTGGAGGCAGCCGAGGACGACCCCGAGCTGGCCGAGGCGCTGCCCGAGCACGTCGCCCGGGTGCTGAGCCTCAAGGCCGGGCGCGGACTCGCCGACTGCGAGGGCTGA
- a CDS encoding IS3 family transposase (programmed frameshift), whose amino-acid sequence MPRPHPKEFRDDVMAVARRGEAPIAEIARDFGISESCLRNWLAKADAEDGHPPGATSTDSAELKELRRRNRLLEQENEVLRRAAAYLSQANLPKMMYPLVRELAADGIPVTVTCRVLKLARQPYYRWLAAPITPRMLQQAHLANALFDAHRDDPEFGHRLLGDEARAWGHRACDRTVWRICSTNRWWSVLGKKRGANGKKPGPPAHDDLVRREFTAAAANRLWLTDITEHPPGEGKLYLCAIKDVFSGRIVGYSMSSRMRSQLAVDALASAVARRGGGVNGCVVHSDRGSQFRSRRFLDELRRHHLVGSMGQVASAGDNAAMESFFSLLQKNVLDRRCWATRAELRLAIITWIEKTYHRRRRQARLGGLTPTEYETINSTQVALAA is encoded by the exons GTGCCCAGACCCCACCCCAAGGAGTTCCGTGACGATGTCATGGCGGTGGCCCGCCGCGGCGAGGCTCCAATCGCCGAGATCGCCCGAGACTTCGGCATCAGCGAGTCCTGCCTGCGGAACTGGCTCGCCAAGGCCGACGCCGAGGACGGCCACCCACCGGGCGCGACCTCGACAGACTCGGCCGAGCTGAAAGAGCTGCGCCGTCGCAATCGGCTGCTGGAGCAGGAGAACGAGGTCCTGCGCCGGGCTGCGGCCTACCTGTCTCAGGCGAACCTGCCG AAAATGATGTACCCGCTCGTCCGCGAGCTCGCCGCCGACGGGATCCCCGTCACGGTGACGTGCCGGGTACTCAAACTCGCCCGCCAGCCCTACTACCGCTGGCTCGCTGCACCGATCACGCCCCGCATGCTCCAACAGGCCCACCTGGCCAACGCGTTGTTCGACGCCCACCGCGACGACCCGGAGTTCGGTCACCGGCTCCTCGGTGACGAAGCCCGCGCTTGGGGTCACCGAGCCTGTGACCGGACAGTGTGGCGGATTTGCTCGACCAACCGCTGGTGGAGCGTGCTCGGGAAGAAGCGTGGAGCCAACGGCAAGAAGCCCGGCCCGCCGGCCCACGACGACCTGGTCCGGCGCGAGTTCACCGCGGCCGCTGCGAACAGGCTGTGGTTGACCGACATCACCGAGCACCCCCCGGGCGAGGGCAAGCTCTACCTCTGCGCGATCAAGGACGTGTTCTCGGGCCGGATCGTCGGCTACTCCATGAGCAGCCGGATGAGGTCCCAGCTGGCCGTGGACGCGCTTGCCTCAGCAGTGGCCCGCCGCGGCGGTGGGGTGAACGGCTGCGTCGTCCACTCCGACCGTGGGTCGCAGTTCCGTTCCCGACGCTTCCTAGACGAGCTGCGCCGCCACCACCTGGTCGGGTCGATGGGCCAGGTCGCCTCCGCCGGTGACAACGCGGCGATGGAGTCCTTCTTCTCACTGCTGCAGAAGAACGTGCTGGACCGGCGCTGCTGGGCCACCCGTGCCGAGCTACGCCTGGCCATCATCACCTGGATCGAGAAGACCTACCACCGCCGCCGACGACAAGCCCGCCTGGGTGGACTGACCCCGACCGAGTACGAGACCATCAACAGCACTCAGGTCGCACTCGCCGCCTGA